Proteins encoded together in one Microplitis mediator isolate UGA2020A chromosome 7, iyMicMedi2.1, whole genome shotgun sequence window:
- the LOC130670709 gene encoding purine nucleoside phosphorylase-like isoform X1, translating into MPFLETMNGHGRVDKPNENEFLKTVVKHVPHSTYTFEALQETAQFFLDRTSIRPKIGIICGSGMRESEHSELCPGSIAESLTQQQIFPYEEIPHFPKSTVKGHVGQMVFGYLQDVPVMCMQGRFHYYEGYPLWKCAMPVRVMKLIGVTHLIATNAAGGLNPNFKVGDIMLVQDHLNIMGFAGNNPLQGPNDDRFGPRFPPMNKAYDRELLKVGREVAEEMGISDIVHKGVYTCLGGPSFETVAELKMLRMIGVDAVGMSTAHEVIAARHCNLTVFAFSLITNLCVYDYDCHDEANHEEVMDVGKSQQPVLEDFVRRMVQRIKPLVTET; encoded by the exons ATACACATTTGAAGCATTACAAGAAACAGCTCAATTTTTCCTCGATCGCACATCGATAAGGCCGAAAATAGGAATTATTTGTGGCTCTGGAATga GAGAGTCTGAACATAGTGAGTTGTGTCCAGGTTCGATCGCCGAATCACTGACCCAGCAGCAAATCTTTCCCTACGAGGAGATTCCACACTTTCCCAAGTCCACGGTCAAGGGTCACGTAGGCCAGATGGTCTTTGGATATCTCCAAGATGTTCCGGTAATGTGCATGCAAGGGAGGTTTCATTACTACGAGGGCTATCCTCTATGGAAG tgcgCGATGCCAGTTCGAGTAATGAAACTTATTGGTGTGACTCATCTGATCGCAACGAATGCTGCCGGAGGGTTGAACCCAAATTTCAAAGTCGGTGACATAATGCTCGTGCAAGATCATCTCAATATAATGGGATTCGCTGGCAACAACCCCCTCCAAGGACCCAATGACGACAG gtttgGCCCGCGATTCCCACCGATGAATAAAGCTTATGATCGAGAGCTTCTTAAAGTTGGGAGAGAAGTTGCTGAAGAAATGGGGATATCAGATATCGTACATAAAGGAGTTTATACTTGTCTTGGCGGACCTAGTTTTGAAACAGTTGCTGAACTTAAAATGTTGAGAATGATCGGAGTTGATGCCGTTG gcATGTCAACGGCACACGAAGTGATAGCCGCACGTCACTGCAATCTGACTGTCTTCGCATTCAGTTTAATAACAAATCTCTGTGTCTACGATTACGACTGTCACGACGAAGCCAATCACGAGGAGGTAATGGACGTCGGAAAATCTCAGCAGCCAGTACTCGAAGATTTCGTCCGTCGTATGGTTCAAAGAATCAAGCCCTTAGTCActgaaacttaa
- the LOC130670709 gene encoding purine nucleoside phosphorylase-like isoform X2 translates to MPFLETMNGHGRVDKPNENEFLKTVVKHVPHSTYTFEALQETAQFFLDRTSIRPKIGIICGSGMSSIAESLTQQQIFPYEEIPHFPKSTVKGHVGQMVFGYLQDVPVMCMQGRFHYYEGYPLWKCAMPVRVMKLIGVTHLIATNAAGGLNPNFKVGDIMLVQDHLNIMGFAGNNPLQGPNDDRFGPRFPPMNKAYDRELLKVGREVAEEMGISDIVHKGVYTCLGGPSFETVAELKMLRMIGVDAVGMSTAHEVIAARHCNLTVFAFSLITNLCVYDYDCHDEANHEEVMDVGKSQQPVLEDFVRRMVQRIKPLVTET, encoded by the exons ATACACATTTGAAGCATTACAAGAAACAGCTCAATTTTTCCTCGATCGCACATCGATAAGGCCGAAAATAGGAATTATTTGTGGCTCTGGAATga GTTCGATCGCCGAATCACTGACCCAGCAGCAAATCTTTCCCTACGAGGAGATTCCACACTTTCCCAAGTCCACGGTCAAGGGTCACGTAGGCCAGATGGTCTTTGGATATCTCCAAGATGTTCCGGTAATGTGCATGCAAGGGAGGTTTCATTACTACGAGGGCTATCCTCTATGGAAG tgcgCGATGCCAGTTCGAGTAATGAAACTTATTGGTGTGACTCATCTGATCGCAACGAATGCTGCCGGAGGGTTGAACCCAAATTTCAAAGTCGGTGACATAATGCTCGTGCAAGATCATCTCAATATAATGGGATTCGCTGGCAACAACCCCCTCCAAGGACCCAATGACGACAG gtttgGCCCGCGATTCCCACCGATGAATAAAGCTTATGATCGAGAGCTTCTTAAAGTTGGGAGAGAAGTTGCTGAAGAAATGGGGATATCAGATATCGTACATAAAGGAGTTTATACTTGTCTTGGCGGACCTAGTTTTGAAACAGTTGCTGAACTTAAAATGTTGAGAATGATCGGAGTTGATGCCGTTG gcATGTCAACGGCACACGAAGTGATAGCCGCACGTCACTGCAATCTGACTGTCTTCGCATTCAGTTTAATAACAAATCTCTGTGTCTACGATTACGACTGTCACGACGAAGCCAATCACGAGGAGGTAATGGACGTCGGAAAATCTCAGCAGCCAGTACTCGAAGATTTCGTCCGTCGTATGGTTCAAAGAATCAAGCCCTTAGTCActgaaacttaa